A DNA window from Streptococcus mutans contains the following coding sequences:
- a CDS encoding branched-chain amino acid aminotransferase, with translation MEKNEERGIKMTVDLDWKNLGFEYHKLPFRYISYYKDGKWDDGKLTEDATLHISESSPALHYGQEAFEGLKAYRTKDGSVQLFRPNMNAERLQRTADRLLMPQVPTDKFIDAAKQVVRANEEYVPPYGTGATLYLRPLLIGVGDVIGVHPADEYIFTIFAMPVGNYFKGGLAPTNFLIQDDYDRAAPHGTGAAKVGGNYAASLLPGKVAHECQFSDVIYLDPATHTKIEEVGSANFFGITKDNEFITPLSPSILPSVTKYSLLYLAEHRFGMKAIEGDVCVDELDKFVEAGACGTAAVISPIGGVQHGDDFHVFYSETEVGPVTHKLYDELTGIQFGDVKAPEGWIYKVDD, from the coding sequence ATAGAAAAAAACGAGGAAAGAGGTATTAAAATGACAGTAGATTTAGATTGGAAAAATTTAGGATTTGAATATCACAAACTTCCATTTCGCTATATTTCTTACTACAAAGATGGGAAATGGGATGACGGTAAACTGACAGAAGATGCGACTCTCCACATTTCTGAAAGCTCACCAGCTCTTCATTATGGGCAAGAAGCTTTTGAAGGTTTGAAAGCCTACCGCACAAAAGATGGATCTGTTCAGCTTTTCCGTCCTAATATGAATGCTGAGCGCTTACAACGTACAGCTGATCGTCTCTTGATGCCGCAAGTGCCAACTGACAAATTCATTGATGCTGCCAAACAAGTCGTTCGTGCCAATGAAGAGTATGTTCCACCATATGGTACAGGGGCAACGCTTTATCTTCGCCCACTTTTGATTGGTGTCGGCGATGTGATCGGTGTTCATCCAGCTGATGAATATATCTTTACCATCTTTGCTATGCCAGTAGGTAACTACTTTAAAGGTGGTTTGGCTCCGACGAATTTTCTTATTCAAGATGATTATGACCGCGCTGCGCCACATGGCACAGGAGCTGCCAAAGTTGGCGGGAACTACGCGGCGAGTCTTTTGCCAGGTAAGGTTGCTCATGAATGCCAGTTTTCAGATGTTATTTATCTTGATCCAGCAACGCATACCAAGATTGAAGAAGTCGGTTCAGCTAACTTCTTTGGTATCACTAAAGATAATGAGTTTATTACACCTCTTAGTCCGTCCATTCTTCCTTCTGTTACCAAATATTCTCTGCTTTATTTAGCTGAACATCGTTTCGGCATGAAAGCCATTGAAGGCGATGTCTGCGTAGATGAATTAGATAAATTTGTTGAAGCAGGAGCCTGCGGTACAGCAGCTGTTATCTCACCAATCGGAGGTGTACAGCATGGTGATGATTTCCATGTCTTTTACAGTGAAACGGAAGTTGGTCCTGTAACGCATAAATTGTATGATGAGTTAACAGGTATCCAATTCGGCGATGTTAAAGCACCAGAGGGCTGGATATATAAAGTTGATGACTAA
- a CDS encoding DUF2969 family protein, which yields MRKKDKKIEIQISDKQVEANGTKMVGYQLTIGNKLVGEIAEIDDKFAVIKNAAVVDFHKNLETAVEAIIQTYNLNH from the coding sequence ATGCGTAAAAAAGATAAGAAGATTGAAATTCAAATAAGTGACAAGCAAGTTGAGGCAAATGGGACAAAAATGGTCGGTTATCAATTAACAATTGGAAACAAACTTGTAGGTGAGATTGCTGAGATTGATGACAAGTTTGCTGTTATCAAAAATGCTGCAGTTGTTGATTTCCATAAAAATTTAGAAACTGCTGTTGAAGCTATCATTCAAACCTATAATTTGAATCACTAA
- the rpsA gene encoding 30S ribosomal protein S1 produces MNEFEDLLNSVSEVNPGDVVTAEVLTVDGEQANLVIDGTGVEAVLTLRELTNDRNADINDFVKAGDKVEVLVLRQVVGKDTDTVTFLVSKKRLEARKAWDKLVGREGDVVTVKGTRAVKGGLSVEFEGLRGFIPASMIDTRFVRNTEKFVGQQFEAKIKEIDPSENRFILSRRDVVEAAAAKAREEVFSRLAVGDIVTGTVARLTSFGAFIDLGGVDGLIHITELSHERNVSPKSVVTVGEEIQVKVLAIDEEAGRVSLSLKATTPGPWDGVEQKLAAGDVIEGKVKRLTDFGAFVEVLPGIDGLVHISQISHKRVENPKDVLSVGQDVTVKVLDVNTADERVSLSIKALEERPAQDESNGEKRQSRPRRQKRQDKRDYELPETQTGFSMADLFGDIEL; encoded by the coding sequence ATGAATGAATTTGAAGATTTGCTAAACAGTGTTAGTGAAGTAAATCCAGGCGACGTTGTGACTGCAGAAGTCTTAACTGTAGATGGAGAACAAGCAAACCTTGTTATTGACGGGACAGGTGTTGAAGCTGTATTGACACTTCGCGAATTGACCAATGATCGTAATGCTGACATTAATGACTTTGTCAAAGCTGGTGATAAAGTCGAGGTGCTTGTTCTTCGCCAAGTTGTTGGTAAAGATACTGATACAGTAACTTTCCTTGTCTCTAAAAAACGCCTAGAAGCTCGCAAGGCTTGGGACAAACTTGTTGGTCGTGAAGGTGACGTTGTGACTGTTAAGGGCACACGTGCTGTTAAGGGTGGACTTTCTGTTGAATTTGAAGGACTTCGTGGTTTTATTCCAGCTTCAATGATTGATACCCGTTTTGTTCGCAATACTGAAAAATTTGTTGGTCAGCAATTCGAAGCAAAAATCAAAGAAATTGATCCTTCAGAAAATCGCTTTATCCTTTCTCGTCGTGATGTGGTTGAAGCTGCAGCTGCAAAGGCGCGTGAGGAAGTCTTCTCAAGACTTGCTGTTGGTGATATCGTGACTGGTACTGTTGCTCGTTTGACAAGTTTTGGTGCTTTTATTGACCTTGGTGGTGTTGACGGACTTATTCATATTACTGAATTATCGCATGAACGTAATGTTTCACCAAAATCAGTCGTCACTGTTGGTGAAGAAATTCAAGTGAAGGTGCTTGCTATTGATGAAGAAGCAGGCCGAGTTTCACTGTCTCTTAAAGCAACAACTCCTGGACCATGGGATGGTGTTGAACAAAAACTTGCCGCTGGTGATGTTATCGAAGGCAAAGTAAAACGCTTGACAGACTTTGGCGCTTTTGTTGAAGTTCTTCCAGGTATTGATGGTTTGGTTCATATTTCACAAATTTCACACAAACGTGTCGAAAATCCAAAGGATGTTCTTTCAGTCGGTCAAGATGTTACTGTCAAAGTTCTTGATGTTAATACTGCTGATGAACGTGTCTCACTTTCCATCAAAGCGCTTGAAGAACGTCCAGCTCAGGACGAAAGCAATGGAGAAAAACGTCAATCTCGTCCTCGTCGTCAAAAACGTCAAGATAAACGTGACTACGAACTTCCAGAAACTCAAACTGGATTCTCAATGGCTGACTTGTTTGGTGATATTGAATTATAA
- a CDS encoding TVP38/TMEM64 family protein, giving the protein MKVKLSKRYILMQKIIQALGILALIASVILVIWFYKLGILNDSNALKDLVHHHKVLGPLIFILVQIFQIVFPVIPGGVTTVAGFLIFGTWLGFILNYIGIIIGSVLLFLLVKWLGRKFILLFMKEDTFFKYEAKLESDTYEKLFIFCMLSPVSPADIMVMITGLTSMSLKRFTAIMVITKPLSIICYSYFWIYGSKLLEFLFHK; this is encoded by the coding sequence ATGAAAGTGAAATTAAGCAAACGTTATATTTTAATGCAAAAAATCATTCAGGCTTTAGGAATTTTAGCCTTAATTGCTTCAGTCATTTTAGTTATCTGGTTTTATAAATTAGGCATTTTAAATGACAGCAACGCTTTGAAGGATCTTGTACACCATCACAAAGTTTTAGGTCCTTTAATCTTTATTCTCGTTCAGATTTTCCAAATTGTTTTCCCTGTTATCCCAGGCGGCGTCACTACTGTTGCTGGTTTTCTTATTTTTGGTACTTGGCTTGGTTTCATTTTAAATTACATCGGTATTATTATTGGGAGTGTCTTACTCTTCCTTCTGGTAAAGTGGTTAGGTCGTAAGTTTATTTTGCTTTTTATGAAAGAAGATACTTTTTTCAAATACGAAGCCAAACTGGAAAGTGATACTTATGAAAAACTATTCATTTTTTGTATGCTTTCTCCTGTGTCGCCTGCTGATATTATGGTAATGATTACTGGTTTAACAAGCATGAGTCTTAAGCGCTTCACTGCTATTATGGTCATCACCAAACCATTGTCTATTATTTGTTATAGTTATTTCTGGATATACGGTAGTAAGTTACTAGAATTTTTATTTCATAAGTAA
- a CDS encoding DUF3862 domain-containing protein, with translation MSMKRTKNWLLVFLTVTFCFLMLGCQSKEDKEGGTKPSNEAALTKTENLDFRLSFNKIKVTTDQNHFSGGTSIEQLKQWFGDPNKSEQRNAGNITLDSYTWVKDGAVINAQLYKNSTVARSISNFSFSREAKIGKEDYDELKIGESYKKIVEKLGEPDVLSQSMSSDKEEMQTVWSSGIKTKSSSATIELYFENGLLKNKTQKDLE, from the coding sequence ATGAGTATGAAAAGAACAAAGAATTGGCTTTTAGTGTTTTTAACAGTGACTTTCTGTTTTCTAATGCTAGGCTGTCAATCTAAAGAAGACAAAGAGGGAGGGACCAAGCCTTCTAATGAGGCCGCATTAACAAAAACAGAAAACTTAGATTTTCGTTTAAGTTTCAATAAAATCAAAGTGACAACTGATCAGAATCATTTTTCTGGTGGAACAAGTATTGAACAGTTGAAACAATGGTTTGGTGACCCAAATAAAAGTGAGCAAAGAAATGCAGGAAACATCACTTTAGATAGCTATACCTGGGTGAAAGATGGTGCTGTTATTAATGCCCAATTGTATAAGAATAGTACTGTGGCACGTTCAATTTCCAATTTTTCTTTCAGTAGAGAGGCTAAAATTGGCAAAGAAGATTATGATGAACTGAAAATCGGTGAATCTTATAAAAAGATTGTTGAAAAATTGGGTGAACCAGATGTGCTGTCCCAGTCAATGTCATCAGACAAAGAAGAAATGCAGACTGTCTGGTCTAGTGGCATAAAAACAAAGTCATCTTCGGCAACTATTGAACTCTATTTTGAAAATGGTCTTCTAAAAAATAAAACACAAAAAGATTTGGAATAA
- a CDS encoding ABC transporter ATP-binding protein has product MTEQLPLLQLHHITKKFGNKLALDDISLKLPKGKIIGLLGPNGSGKTTLIKLANGLLQPTAGEIVINGLRPCPETKSLISYLPDTSYLSDKMKVHDILKLFEDFYVDFDRQKAEQLLEDLAIAQSEKLKNLSKGNKEKVQLILVMSRKAKLYILDEPIGGVDPAARDYILKTIINNYSEDASVLISTHLISDIEQVLDEVIFINQGKIVLQENVDDLREQYAQSIDHIFREKFRA; this is encoded by the coding sequence ATGACAGAACAACTGCCCTTATTACAATTACATCATATTACTAAGAAGTTTGGAAACAAGCTAGCTCTTGATGATATTTCTTTAAAATTACCAAAAGGTAAAATAATTGGACTGTTGGGACCAAATGGAAGCGGTAAGACGACACTGATTAAATTAGCTAATGGACTGTTACAACCTACTGCAGGTGAAATTGTGATTAACGGACTCAGACCTTGTCCTGAAACAAAATCGCTCATTTCCTATCTTCCCGATACCAGCTATTTAAGTGATAAAATGAAGGTCCATGACATTTTAAAACTATTTGAAGATTTCTATGTTGATTTTGATAGGCAAAAAGCCGAACAATTACTGGAAGATTTAGCCATTGCTCAAAGCGAAAAATTAAAAAATCTTTCTAAAGGAAACAAGGAAAAGGTTCAGCTTATTCTGGTTATGAGTCGCAAAGCAAAACTTTACATTTTGGATGAACCCATTGGTGGTGTTGATCCAGCTGCACGTGATTATATTTTAAAAACAATTATTAATAACTACTCAGAAGATGCATCTGTTCTTATTTCAACTCATTTAATTTCGGATATTGAGCAGGTTTTAGATGAAGTTATTTTTATCAACCAAGGAAAGATTGTTTTACAAGAAAATGTAGATGATTTGCGTGAACAATACGCACAATCAATCGATCACATTTTTAGAGAGAAATTTAGAGCCTAG
- the stsR gene encoding GntR family transcriptional regulator StsR — translation MAWKFNEKSPIYLQIANHIKMQIISQEIKPGQQLATVRDLAEEAGVNPNTMQRAFTSLEQEGMVFSVRTSGRFVTKDQQLIEEERHKLAQTELEDFINKMTTIGFSKDRLTTILDQYIKGETK, via the coding sequence ATGGCTTGGAAATTTAATGAGAAATCCCCTATTTATCTTCAAATTGCCAATCATATCAAAATGCAAATTATCAGTCAAGAAATCAAACCCGGCCAACAACTAGCCACAGTTAGAGATTTAGCAGAAGAAGCTGGCGTAAATCCTAATACTATGCAACGTGCTTTTACATCACTTGAACAAGAAGGGATGGTCTTTTCAGTTAGAACTTCGGGACGTTTCGTGACAAAGGACCAGCAGTTAATTGAAGAAGAAAGACACAAGTTAGCTCAAACAGAACTTGAAGACTTTATCAACAAGATGACAACAATTGGCTTTAGCAAAGATCGTTTAACTACTATACTGGACCAATATATTAAAGGAGAGACGAAATGA
- a CDS encoding DNA polymerase III subunit alpha produces the protein MFAQLDTKTVYSFMDSLIDLKSYIKKAKEMGYSHIGIMDRDNLYGAFHFIKEAQKEKLVPILGLELDLFLSDDLTTVCFIAQNTIGYHNLLKISTAKMTGQQLFSDIEEFMDGLAIIVPYFEGIDQMDFPFSFYIGVRKDTPQLDFKRDILPLHTVRYYDNDDTETLQILHAIRDNLPLREVPPVSKDQYLFSQEEMEQIFEERFPQSLLNLEKLVANVSYQFDTDLKLPRFSRDKPAVVELKELAQKGLIEKKLLSDDYQKRLSDELAVIHQMGFDDYFLIVWDLLRFGRSQHYYMGMGRGSAAGSLVAYALDITGIDPVKNDLLFERFLNEERYSMPDIDIDLPDIYRSQFLNYVRDRYGSTHSAQIVTFSTFGARQAIRDVFKRFGATEYELSQITKKISFRDNLTSVYDKKIAFRQLINSKFEYQRAFEIAKKIEGNPRQTSIHAAGIVMSDDNLTDHIPLKTGEEMMITQYDAPAVEANGLLKMDFLGLRNLTFIQKMQEKVAQDYGRAIDIRAIDLEDKETLALFAAGDTKGIFQFEAAGAINLLKRIKPSRFEEVVATTSLNRPGASDYTENFIRRKYGQEEVDLIDSSIASILKSTYGIMLYQEQVMQIAQIFAGFTLGKADLLRRAMSKKNTVEMQKMEKDFLQGADQLGRDLKVAQDLFARMAKFAGYGFNRSHAYAYSALAFQMAYFKVHYPAVFFDVMLNYSSGDYLSNALETHFKLGPLSINTIPYSDKISHGQIYLGLKNIKGLNRDFAYWIIGNRPFSSIEDFLIRIPEKYQKTEIITPLIQVGLFDQFDKNRQKIVVNLEHLFTFVNELGSLFADSSYNWIEAQDYTNAEKYQLEQDIIGAGVSPHPLIEIAKHSSRHLIALTDLVEGNEATILAQIESIRIIRTKSRGEQMAFLSVTDTKKKLNITLFPETYQKYKNFLTEKTIYYFTGKIQERDNQLQMILHQLDSASTEKCWIKLQNHDCDREISEILAAYPGNIPVVLHYSNTKETFQSSRYFVAKDPELQEKLAYYALKTLFQ, from the coding sequence GTGTTTGCACAATTAGATACTAAAACCGTTTATAGTTTTATGGATAGCCTGATTGACTTAAAATCTTATATTAAGAAAGCTAAGGAGATGGGCTATTCGCATATTGGTATTATGGATAGAGATAATCTCTACGGAGCTTTTCATTTTATAAAAGAAGCTCAAAAAGAAAAACTAGTCCCTATTCTTGGTCTTGAACTGGATTTATTTTTATCTGATGATTTGACGACCGTATGTTTTATTGCTCAAAATACAATTGGCTACCACAATCTCTTAAAAATTTCGACAGCCAAGATGACAGGTCAACAGCTTTTCTCTGATATTGAAGAATTTATGGATGGTCTTGCTATAATTGTTCCTTATTTTGAAGGAATTGATCAAATGGATTTTCCCTTTTCTTTTTATATTGGCGTCAGAAAAGATACTCCTCAGCTGGATTTTAAAAGGGACATTTTACCTTTACATACAGTACGTTATTATGATAATGATGATACAGAGACCTTACAAATATTACATGCTATTAGAGATAATCTTCCTTTAAGGGAAGTGCCTCCTGTTTCTAAAGATCAGTATCTGTTTTCTCAGGAAGAGATGGAACAAATTTTTGAGGAACGTTTTCCACAGAGCTTGTTAAATTTAGAAAAGTTGGTCGCCAATGTTTCTTATCAGTTTGATACTGATTTGAAATTGCCTCGTTTTAGTCGAGATAAACCTGCTGTTGTGGAATTAAAAGAATTAGCGCAAAAGGGACTTATAGAAAAAAAACTTTTGAGTGATGACTATCAAAAGCGATTATCTGATGAATTGGCTGTCATTCATCAAATGGGCTTTGATGATTATTTTTTGATTGTCTGGGACTTACTGCGCTTTGGCCGTTCCCAGCATTATTATATGGGAATGGGACGTGGTTCTGCAGCAGGGAGTCTTGTGGCTTATGCCCTTGATATTACAGGTATTGATCCTGTTAAGAATGATTTACTTTTTGAGCGTTTTCTTAATGAGGAACGCTACAGCATGCCAGATATTGATATTGATCTTCCTGATATTTATCGGAGTCAGTTTTTAAATTATGTCCGTGATCGTTATGGTTCAACACATTCAGCACAAATTGTGACCTTTTCGACCTTTGGTGCCAGACAGGCAATTCGTGATGTTTTTAAGCGTTTTGGAGCGACTGAATATGAACTCAGTCAAATCACTAAAAAAATTAGTTTTCGTGATAATTTGACAAGTGTTTATGACAAAAAGATTGCTTTTCGCCAACTCATTAATAGTAAATTCGAATATCAGCGTGCGTTCGAAATTGCGAAAAAAATTGAAGGAAATCCTCGTCAAACTTCCATTCATGCGGCTGGAATTGTGATGAGTGATGATAATTTAACAGATCACATTCCTCTCAAAACAGGTGAAGAAATGATGATCACGCAATATGATGCTCCAGCTGTTGAAGCTAATGGTCTTTTAAAAATGGACTTTCTCGGACTGCGTAATCTTACTTTTATTCAAAAAATGCAGGAAAAAGTAGCACAAGATTATGGCCGTGCCATAGATATCAGAGCTATTGATTTAGAAGATAAAGAGACCTTAGCACTTTTTGCCGCTGGAGATACCAAAGGCATTTTTCAGTTTGAAGCAGCCGGAGCTATCAATCTTTTGAAAAGAATTAAACCTTCTCGTTTTGAAGAAGTTGTTGCAACTACCAGTCTCAATCGTCCCGGTGCTAGTGATTATACTGAAAATTTTATTCGCCGAAAATATGGGCAAGAAGAAGTGGATTTGATTGATTCATCAATTGCTTCTATTTTAAAATCGACTTATGGTATTATGCTTTATCAGGAACAAGTGATGCAAATTGCTCAGATTTTTGCTGGTTTTACATTAGGGAAAGCTGATTTATTACGCCGTGCTATGTCAAAAAAAAATACTGTTGAAATGCAAAAAATGGAAAAAGATTTTTTGCAGGGTGCTGATCAGTTAGGACGAGATCTAAAAGTTGCCCAAGACTTGTTTGCAAGAATGGCTAAGTTTGCTGGTTATGGCTTTAATCGCAGTCATGCCTACGCATACTCAGCTTTAGCATTCCAAATGGCTTATTTCAAAGTACACTATCCAGCGGTGTTCTTTGATGTCATGTTAAATTACTCTAGCGGTGATTATCTCAGCAATGCTTTAGAGACTCATTTTAAATTAGGACCTTTGTCCATTAATACGATTCCTTATTCTGATAAAATTAGTCATGGTCAGATTTACTTGGGTTTAAAAAACATCAAGGGTTTAAATCGTGATTTTGCCTATTGGATTATTGGAAACCGTCCTTTTTCTAGTATTGAAGATTTTTTAATCAGAATACCCGAAAAGTATCAGAAAACTGAGATTATCACTCCTTTAATTCAAGTAGGCCTTTTTGATCAGTTTGATAAAAACCGCCAGAAAATCGTTGTCAATCTAGAACACCTTTTTACTTTTGTCAATGAATTAGGGAGTTTGTTTGCTGATTCTTCCTATAATTGGATAGAAGCGCAAGATTATACCAATGCTGAAAAATATCAGCTGGAACAAGATATCATTGGTGCAGGAGTTAGTCCGCATCCTCTAATAGAAATTGCAAAGCATTCCAGCAGACATTTAATTGCTCTAACTGACCTCGTTGAAGGAAATGAAGCTACCATATTAGCTCAAATTGAGTCCATTAGAATTATTCGAACGAAATCCAGAGGCGAGCAAATGGCTTTTCTAAGTGTGACAGATACTAAGAAGAAATTGAATATCACTCTTTTTCCAGAGACTTATCAAAAGTACAAAAATTTCTTAACAGAAAAAACGATTTATTATTTTACTGGGAAAATACAGGAGCGTGATAATCAATTGCAAATGATTTTACATCAATTAGACTCTGCCTCAACAGAAAAATGCTGGATTAAGTTACAAAATCATGATTGTGATAGAGAGATATCAGAAATTTTAGCAGCTTACCCTGGAAATATTCCAGTAGTTTTACATTACTCAAATACTAAAGAAACTTTCCAAAGCAGCCGCTATTTTGTCGCTAAGGATCCAGAATTGCAGGAAAAGTTGGCTTATTATGCTCTGAAAACGCTTTTTCAATAA
- the pfkA gene encoding 6-phosphofructokinase has translation MKRIAVLTSGGDAPGMNAAVRAVVRKAISEGMEVCGINRGYAGMVEGDIFPLDAKGVSNILSRGGTFLQSARYPEFAKLEGQLKGIEQLKKHGIEGVVVIGGDGSYHGAMRLTEHGFPAVGLPGTIDNDIVGTDYTIGFDTAVNTATDALDKIRDTSFSHGRTFVVEVMGRNAGDIALWSGIAAGADQIIIPEEPYDIKEVVANVKNGYLSKSKNHHLIVLAEGVMHGEEFAAQMKEAGDNSDLRVTNLGHILRGGAPTPRDRVIASWMGAHAVELLREGKGGLAIGIQNEELVEHPILGSAEDGALFSLTEQGEIVVNNPHKARLDFAALNRDLSN, from the coding sequence ATGAAACGTATTGCTGTTTTGACCAGTGGTGGAGACGCTCCTGGTATGAATGCTGCCGTTCGTGCAGTCGTTCGTAAAGCAATTTCTGAAGGAATGGAAGTTTGCGGAATCAATCGTGGTTATGCTGGTATGGTCGAAGGAGATATCTTCCCGCTTGACGCTAAAGGTGTATCAAACATCCTTTCTCGTGGAGGGACATTTCTCCAGTCCGCACGTTACCCTGAATTTGCAAAGCTTGAAGGGCAATTAAAGGGTATCGAGCAACTCAAAAAGCATGGCATTGAAGGAGTCGTTGTTATAGGTGGCGATGGTTCTTATCATGGTGCGATGCGCTTGACTGAGCATGGTTTTCCTGCTGTCGGTCTTCCGGGTACAATTGATAACGATATCGTAGGAACTGATTATACAATTGGTTTTGATACTGCAGTAAACACTGCTACGGATGCACTTGATAAAATTCGTGATACCTCATTTAGTCACGGCAGAACTTTTGTTGTTGAGGTTATGGGACGTAATGCAGGAGATATTGCTCTTTGGTCTGGTATTGCTGCCGGTGCTGACCAAATTATTATTCCTGAAGAGCCCTATGATATTAAAGAGGTTGTCGCCAATGTGAAAAATGGCTATCTTAGTAAGTCTAAAAACCACCATCTCATTGTTCTTGCCGAAGGCGTTATGCATGGTGAAGAGTTTGCTGCTCAGATGAAGGAAGCAGGAGATAACAGTGATCTTCGTGTTACCAACCTTGGGCATATCCTGCGCGGTGGTGCACCAACTCCTCGTGATCGTGTGATTGCTTCATGGATGGGAGCCCATGCCGTTGAATTGCTCAGGGAAGGAAAAGGCGGTCTTGCCATTGGTATTCAAAATGAGGAGTTGGTTGAGCATCCAATTCTTGGATCTGCGGAAGACGGTGCACTCTTTAGTTTAACAGAACAAGGTGAGATCGTTGTAAATAATCCGCATAAAGCACGTCTTGATTTTGCTGCTTTGAATCGTGATTTGTCCAACTAA
- the pyk gene encoding pyruvate kinase, with the protein MNKRVKIVATLGPAVEIRGGKKFGEDGYWGEKLDVEASAAKIAELITEGANVFRFNFSHGDHAEQGERMATVRRAEELARQKVGFLLDTKGPEMRTELFADGVKEYEYKTGDKLRIATKQGIESTKDVIALNVAGGLDIYDDVAVGQTILIDDGKLGLTVTAKDITTREFEVTVENDGIIAKQKGVNIPNTKIPFPALAERDNADIRFGLEQGLNFIAISFVRTAKDVNEVRQICKETGNEHVKLFAKIENQQGIDNIDEIIDAADGIMIARGDMGIEVPFEMVPVYQKMIITKVNAAGKSAITATNMLETMTDKPRATRSEVSDVFNAVIDGTDATMLSGESANGKYPVEAVRTMATIDKNAQTLLNEYGRLNSDNLPRTNKTEVVASAVKDATKSMDIKLVVTITESGNTARLISKYRPDADILALTFDEKVQKSLMINWGVIPILTEKPASTDDMFEIAEKAALKSGLVESGDNIVIVAGVPVGSGGTNTMRVRTVQ; encoded by the coding sequence ATGAATAAACGCGTAAAAATTGTTGCAACTTTAGGTCCAGCGGTAGAAATCCGTGGTGGTAAAAAATTTGGTGAAGATGGCTATTGGGGTGAAAAGCTTGATGTTGAAGCTTCAGCAGCAAAAATTGCTGAATTGATTACAGAAGGAGCCAATGTTTTTCGTTTTAACTTTTCACATGGTGACCATGCTGAGCAAGGTGAACGTATGGCGACTGTACGTCGCGCGGAAGAATTGGCACGTCAAAAGGTTGGATTCCTTCTTGATACTAAAGGACCTGAAATGCGTACAGAATTGTTTGCAGATGGTGTCAAAGAATATGAATATAAGACTGGTGATAAACTTCGTATAGCAACTAAACAAGGCATTGAATCAACTAAGGATGTCATTGCTTTAAATGTTGCAGGCGGTCTTGATATTTATGATGATGTTGCTGTCGGTCAGACTATTCTTATTGATGATGGGAAACTTGGCCTTACAGTAACCGCTAAAGATATTACGACTCGCGAGTTTGAAGTAACCGTTGAAAATGATGGTATTATTGCTAAACAAAAAGGTGTCAATATTCCTAATACTAAAATTCCTTTCCCAGCACTTGCTGAGCGTGATAATGCAGATATTCGCTTTGGTTTGGAACAAGGTCTTAACTTTATTGCTATTTCTTTTGTTCGTACTGCTAAGGATGTTAATGAAGTTCGTCAAATTTGTAAAGAAACAGGCAACGAGCACGTAAAACTTTTTGCTAAAATTGAAAATCAACAAGGTATTGATAACATTGATGAAATCATTGATGCAGCTGATGGTATCATGATTGCTCGCGGTGACATGGGTATTGAAGTGCCGTTTGAAATGGTTCCAGTATATCAAAAAATGATTATCACGAAAGTTAATGCAGCAGGGAAGTCAGCTATCACAGCAACAAATATGCTTGAAACAATGACTGACAAACCACGTGCAACACGTTCGGAAGTCTCTGATGTCTTTAATGCTGTCATTGATGGTACTGATGCAACAATGCTTTCTGGTGAATCAGCTAATGGTAAGTATCCAGTTGAAGCTGTTCGTACCATGGCAACAATTGATAAGAATGCTCAAACACTTCTTAATGAATATGGCCGTTTGAATTCAGATAATTTGCCACGTACCAACAAGACTGAAGTTGTCGCTTCAGCTGTTAAAGATGCGACTAAATCAATGGATATTAAATTGGTTGTTACAATTACAGAATCTGGTAACACAGCTCGTTTAATTTCAAAATACCGTCCGGATGCAGATATCTTAGCTTTAACATTTGATGAAAAAGTCCAAAAATCATTGATGATTAACTGGGGAGTTATTCCAATCTTAACAGAAAAACCTGCATCTACTGATGATATGTTTGAAATTGCAGAAAAAGCAGCTCTTAAATCAGGTTTGGTAGAGTCTGGTGACAACATCGTTATTGTTGCTGGTGTACCGGTTGGATCTGGTGGTACCAATACTATGCGTGTTCGTACCGTTCAATAA
- a CDS encoding GlsB/YeaQ/YmgE family stress response membrane protein: MGLLWSLIVGALIGAIAGAITNRGKAMGCIANIFAGLVGSWAGQALFGSWGPSLAGMALLPSILGAVIVVAVISFFFGEN; the protein is encoded by the coding sequence ATGGGATTACTTTGGTCACTAATAGTAGGAGCACTTATTGGAGCAATTGCAGGTGCTATTACGAATAGAGGAAAAGCAATGGGTTGCATTGCTAATATTTTTGCAGGATTAGTTGGTTCTTGGGCAGGTCAAGCTTTGTTTGGCAGTTGGGGACCTAGTTTAGCTGGTATGGCTCTTCTTCCGTCTATTCTGGGAGCAGTAATTGTGGTAGCTGTTATTTCCTTCTTTTTTGGTGAAAATTAA